The following is a genomic window from Spartobacteria bacterium.
CATCCTCGTTCTTTTCGAGAAACAGGCGATACTCCGTATTGTTGTCCTCAGGATATAAAACAAACTTGTACTGTTTGTTGGCATCAATATCTGTAATTTGACTTATGTACTTCTGAACGCCATGCAATGTCTGAAAATTCATCGCACTGTATTTGGTAAATGCGATATAAATCGTATACCCTAGCGGCAGAACAACAAACAAACTGAAGGCCATCAGACTTGGGAACAAATAGCGATACGCGTAGGTTCCCTTCCATGCGTAGACAAAAGCCCATAAGGCACCAACCGCCAGCAAAGCAGATCCAACAACGTCTTCGCCGGCGATTAACATGCCTATGCCGATCACACAAAAAATGCTCAGGATGATAAAATATGCAATATGCGGAACAAACCGTTTTGCGGACTGCCACATTGTGGGTTTATTTTGGATTTCCATTTCACCTGCCACCGTTTGAAATGTTAAAAAAAGGCGGGGTATCCCCCGCCATCAGAGACATAAAGGGTACAATTAGTTTTTCGACGCCATGACTTTTTCGGCATTATCCAATGCCGTTTTTGCATCGACGGTGCCGGCTGTTACCGTTTTAATGGCAGAATCCAGCGCACCCCAGAACGTGCCCATCTGCGGAATATTCGCCATCAGGTTACCCAGCTGAACGTTTTCCATAATAACGTTCACACGAGGATCCGATTTCATAGCTTCATACGCTGCGATCAATGCAGGAGCTCCACCGAATTTGTCTTCGTTCATTTTTTCGATCGATTCAGTCGTTAGGACATAATCCCTGAAGAACATGTCAACCAACTGTGCATTCGGCGTATTGGCATCAACCATGGCACAAAGAACACCAACGAAAGGTTTTCCAGGTCCATTGTATCCGGGAATCACGCCCAGACCAAAATCAACACCACTTTTTTCAATATCATTCCAGCACCAGGGGCCGTTCACGATCATCGCACATTCGCCCTGCTGCATTTTTGACATCATGACATCATAAGTCAGACTACGAGGCATATCGCCTTCTTTGATCATTCCACCGATCATGTCCAGCGCGCTGATCGCACCCGGAGCATTCACCCCGATATCATTAACATTATATTCACCCTCTGCATTTCTGCCAAACACATAAGCGCCGGCACCAGCGAGGAAAGGCCAAGAGAAATAAGGCGTATCATAAGCCCAGAGCATGGCATACTGATCTTTCGGACCGTATACGGTCTTCTGCAGTTTCACCACATCTTCCAGCGTTTTTGGCACGTCTTTAATCAATGCTTTATTGTAGATCAGGGTGATACATTCCATGTTCAGAGGATAACCCCACGTTTTCCCATCAAAAGTCACAGCATCCCACGCCTTCTGGTCAAACTTGGCTTTATAGGCATCGTCGAAATCGATTGGTTTGAGCAAGCCGCTCTGTGCCCAGCCACCCAAGCGATCATGCGCCCACATGACAACGTCAGGACCACGGCCAGCCTGTGCGGCGGGACCAAATTTGTCCGTCAATTTGTCAGGATGCTGAACCGTTACAGGAATGCCGGTATCTTCTTCGAATTTATTACCAATTTCCTGCAGGGCATCATAGGCTTTGTCACCATTGATCCAGATCAGCAGTTCGCCATCAGTTACGGCATAGGCCGGAATGGCCAGCGATACAACCGCAGCTGCGGCCAGAATCGATTTTCCTAATTTCATAATGAATCCTCCTCTTTATCTCGTTGGTTCTTTATGTTCTACACTGGCGGAAAATCCGCCTGGTAAATCACCTGCTAAATACGTAACGACGTCTCTTTATCGAAGAAATGTACCTTCTTCATATCAAAGCACGCGTGGAACACCTTGTCGACCGTTGCGGTTTCATCCCCTGCTACTTTGGCGATAAAATTATGCCGGCCAGTCGTCATGTAAACATACGATTCATCACCCATCATTTCAATGACATCCACGCGTGCATCCACTGCCGCATGATTTGATTTGTCATTTTCATATGCCGGATGGACATCCGAGGGTCTTACCCCCAGCACGACCGGCTTATCCGTGTACGATTTCATGGCCTCGTTCATCGCATCATCTATAAGGACAGAGAAATTCCCTTCCGTAAAAAACAGCCCTTCCGGTTTTTTCTCAATGTAACCTTCGAAGAAATTCATTTGCGGACTACCAATAAACCCAGCTACGAACTGATTCGCCGGATTTTTAAAGAGCTCCAGAGGAGTCGCGACCTGCTGAATAACTCCGTCTTTCATGACGGTAATGCGCGTACCCATGGTCATCGCCTCTACCTGGTCATGCGTAACGTAAATAATGGTTGCTTGCAGTTTGCGATGCAATTTGCTGATTTCCGTGCGCATTTGAACACGCATTTTTGCATCTAGGTTCGAAAGGGGCTCGTCGAAAAGGAATACACGAGGTTTGCGAACAATAGCACGACCGACGGCCACACGCTGTCGCTGTCCCCCGGAAAGTGCTTTGGGACGGCGGTCGAGGTACTGAGTAATGCCTAAAATTTCGGCTGCTTCACGCACACGTTTATCGATTTCATCTTTGGGATAATTGCGCATTTTCAGGCCATAAGCCATATTCTTATATACGGTCATATGCGGATAAAGCGCATAATTCTGAAACACCATAGCAATATTGCGGTCTTTTGGCGGGGTGTCATTTACCTCCTGCCCGTCAATCAGACACTTACCAGAGCTAATTTCTTCCAAACCGGCAATCATACGAAGTGTCGTAGACTTTCCACAGCCAGACGGCCCCACCAGTACCATAAATTCACGATCCTGCACCGTCAGGTTGACATCATGAACCACCGTTACATTGCCCGGATACGTCTTGCAAACGTTTTCTAATCTCACTTCACCCATATCTGCCTCTTTTTAGAAATCTATTCACGATAACTTCATTAATCATGGCGAAAAAAAAGGCGGGGTTACGAATAACCCCGCACTTTCAAGAACTGATTTAGAACCAAGTTTCCATCTGGAAGCCCCAGTCCATGCCGGACGTTGCGTCAGCATAGGAAGATCCACCGACCATACCTTCGAAGTCGCTGGACCATTTGGCCATAGTGATGAAACCGCGAAGAACAGGACGTGCCCAGAAATCGCTATCCAGTGTGATCTGAGGGCAGATACACAGTGTAGCCACTGAACCTTCGAGTGTCTTGTTGTCAGCCTGATCTGCGCTGGTCCAATCAAAACCAGCTTCAACAGCGATACCAAAGTATTTGGTCACGTTGTGCAGAGGACGTACGCCAGCAGAGAACCATTCAGATTCGCTAGCTGAGTCAGCACCATTGTCATAATGCTGGTAGATCACGTCATACATGAACGAGAAGTTATCAGCAGGAGCCATTACGCCCAAATCGAGAACGCGCATACGCACGACATCGTCAACATTGGCATTGTCTACGTCGATAGTATCAGTATTGTACTGAGTTCCGATAGCAGCAACACCAGATCCCCACTGCAGAGCAGCTTTGTTGAAGCCTGTGCTAGTCGGGATGTTGTGGATCAATGTCAGAGCAACACCACTGTGATCATCGTAGGATTTGGTTGACGATACGCCGTCAGTAGTCGTGGTGATATCGCCACCAGTCATGTACTGAGGAATAGCAACCAATGTCAAATCACCAGCACCGCCCATGGCCAAGTGCAGACGAAGATCCAAGCCAAGCTTACTGATCAAACCATCCTCCGTGAAGGAAGTAGCTGCATCATCAGCAGAACGGATAAGGGCCACATCGAACTTCACTGTATCAGACATAGACAGGTTGTATGCACCAGCACCGGTACCGGAACTGTTCAGCCAGAAGAAGTCATTGATATGGATGTCTTCGCGACCGTAGTAACGTTTACCAACCCAGACTTTCGCATCTTTATCGAAATCAAAATTGGTGAATTCCATGAAGGCTTCACGCACTTTGAACGAATCGTCTGCTTCTTCATCTGAACGGGCAATGTCACCCCAGTAACCCAACATGGTTTCGAATTTAGCTGTAGGACCATTGTCACCAGCCTGAAATTCTTTTACCAAGATGTTTTCACCGTAGATGTTGTTTTCCTGACCTAAGCGATAACGGGCACCTGAGTTAGGAGCCTGAAATCCGCCGTCATTCATTGAACCGCCTTTGAAGCTCTGGATGAAACCAGCACGCCAGTAACCATGATACGTGAAACGATCATCAGCCATTGATGTAGCAGCTAAGCCACCCATTACAACAGCAGATGTAATACCGAGAACAACTCTCTTATTCATATTATTCCTCATTTGTTATGTTTAACACTCCTTCTTACCTCAATACCAAATCGGTCATCCTATCTGCGAAAGCACACATCAATCACAGAGAATCAAACCAATTCGTATGTTGGCGAAATTAGTAGAAAGATGTTTCTATGTCAACGGATTTACTGTAACAGTTTTACGATTTCTTAATAAAAGAACCATTCCAGAGAGGATCTGCAGATGAAGAAGATTTTGTTATTTATTTCAATAGCAGTGCTTAGCACGTGTATTCATGCACAAGAAAAATTGGATGTCGCCAGTTTGGCACAAAGCAGCCAATCCTACGGAAAATTGAATTTGGAACAATCAGCAGCATTAATTGATCTTATATTTAACAGTGGAGTTCAGGTCGGCGTGCTGCGTTGCTACGTGGGTATAGCCCCTAAATTTCGGGCCGATGTAACCGAAAAGACCCTTTCTGTCCGTATCTCGAAAATGGATTCCTTTTCTACCGAGCCGATTGTATGGAGCCGTATCGG
Proteins encoded in this region:
- the malE gene encoding maltose/maltodextrin ABC transporter substrate-binding protein MalE, whose product is MKLGKSILAAAAVVSLAIPAYAVTDGELLIWINGDKAYDALQEIGNKFEEDTGIPVTVQHPDKLTDKFGPAAQAGRGPDVVMWAHDRLGGWAQSGLLKPIDFDDAYKAKFDQKAWDAVTFDGKTWGYPLNMECITLIYNKALIKDVPKTLEDVVKLQKTVYGPKDQYAMLWAYDTPYFSWPFLAGAGAYVFGRNAEGEYNVNDIGVNAPGAISALDMIGGMIKEGDMPRSLTYDVMMSKMQQGECAMIVNGPWCWNDIEKSGVDFGLGVIPGYNGPGKPFVGVLCAMVDANTPNAQLVDMFFRDYVLTTESIEKMNEDKFGGAPALIAAYEAMKSDPRVNVIMENVQLGNLMANIPQMGTFWGALDSAIKTVTAGTVDAKTALDNAEKVMASKN
- the ugpC gene encoding sn-glycerol-3-phosphate ABC transporter ATP-binding protein UgpC; the encoded protein is MGEVRLENVCKTYPGNVTVVHDVNLTVQDREFMVLVGPSGCGKSTTLRMIAGLEEISSGKCLIDGQEVNDTPPKDRNIAMVFQNYALYPHMTVYKNMAYGLKMRNYPKDEIDKRVREAAEILGITQYLDRRPKALSGGQRQRVAVGRAIVRKPRVFLFDEPLSNLDAKMRVQMRTEISKLHRKLQATIIYVTHDQVEAMTMGTRITVMKDGVIQQVATPLELFKNPANQFVAGFIGSPQMNFFEGYIEKKPEGLFFTEGNFSVLIDDAMNEAMKSYTDKPVVLGVRPSDVHPAYENDKSNHAAVDARVDVIEMMGDESYVYMTTGRHNFIAKVAGDETATVDKVFHACFDMKKVHFFDKETSLRI
- a CDS encoding carbohydrate porin, translated to MRNNMNKRVVLGITSAVVMGGLAATSMADDRFTYHGYWRAGFIQSFKGGSMNDGGFQAPNSGARYRLGQENNIYGENILVKEFQAGDNGPTAKFETMLGYWGDIARSDEEADDSFKVREAFMEFTNFDFDKDAKVWVGKRYYGREDIHINDFFWLNSSGTGAGAYNLSMSDTVKFDVALIRSADDAATSFTEDGLISKLGLDLRLHLAMGGAGDLTLVAIPQYMTGGDITTTTDGVSSTKSYDDHSGVALTLIHNIPTSTGFNKAALQWGSGVAAIGTQYNTDTIDVDNANVDDVVRMRVLDLGVMAPADNFSFMYDVIYQHYDNGADSASESEWFSAGVRPLHNVTKYFGIAVEAGFDWTSADQADNKTLEGSVATLCICPQITLDSDFWARPVLRGFITMAKWSSDFEGMVGGSSYADATSGMDWGFQMETWF